AGACAATGGGACAGGGATCCATAAGGAAAGCCTGAAAGAGATTTTCAATCCATTTTTTACGACAAAACCTGTTGGTCAGGGCACGGGCCTCGGGCTCAGTATTGCCTACGATATTGTTGTCAATACGCACGGGGGGCAGATTTCAGTTCAAAGTACGCCGGGCGTAAGTACGAGGTTTATAATCCTGCTTCCTGTCAGACAGCAGCTGGAAGCCGAAACAGGTGAAGAAAATGAATGAAGTGATTTTGTTTGTAGATGATGAAAACGCAATTTTGCGGGCGTTGAACAGGGTCTTTTTTGGCAGCGGCTATGAGGTTCTTACTGCGGGAAGTGGTGAAGAGGCCCTGGAGATTCTTCAAAGAAAGAAAATCGATCTGCTTGTAACAGATGTCAAAATGCAGGGTATGGACGGCTTTCAACTTTTAACACAAGTCAAAGAAAAATATCCGTCTACGATCAGATTAGTTCTTAGCGGGCATGTCGATAAAAACATGCTTCTGAAAATACAGCAAAGTTGTCTGGCCAAACATTATCTGTTTAAGCCATGGCAAAACAAGGATCTGCTTAGGACCATCGAACAAATTTTCGAAGTGGAAAAGATCTTGAAGAACCGAAACCTGCTGGAAGTGATCAATAAAATTGAATTTCTGCCATCGCCTCAGAATGTCTTCCATAAATTTAATTTTCTGATCGAACAGGATGCGTGCATGAAGGAAATTGCCAAAACGATTGAAAGTGATCCTTCCATAACGGCAAAAGTATTACAGGTGGCAAACTCTTCCCACTTAGGAGTAAAAACAGGTTCGGTTATCCAGGCTATTAATTATTTGGGACTGACCGATGTTAAAAATATTGTTTTGAGCGCCTGTCTGCATCAGGAGACCAAAGGGGAAAAGAATGCGCGTTACCATAGAGATATCGCGATGCTTTGGCTCCATGCCGTAACGACCAATACCATCCTGAATGTTTTTTACCAGAAGATTCATCATAAGAAAATGCCTGAATCAAGTTCAATGGCCGGATTGCTGCATGATGTCGGCAAAGTGGTTCTGCTGAATAATTTCTGGTATGAATATATGCGGGCAGTTGAGAAGAACGTGGGTAACCGGGATTTATTCCACTATTATGAACAAATCGAATTTGCGGATATATCTCATGGGGAAATTGGCGGCCATCTGCTGGATTGGTGGGAGCTTCCGTACTCGATCGTGGAGTCTGCGCTA
This sequence is a window from Dehalobacter sp.. Protein-coding genes within it:
- a CDS encoding response regulator, with the translated sequence MNEVILFVDDENAILRALNRVFFGSGYEVLTAGSGEEALEILQRKKIDLLVTDVKMQGMDGFQLLTQVKEKYPSTIRLVLSGHVDKNMLLKIQQSCLAKHYLFKPWQNKDLLRTIEQIFEVEKILKNRNLLEVINKIEFLPSPQNVFHKFNFLIEQDACMKEIAKTIESDPSITAKVLQVANSSHLGVKTGSVIQAINYLGLTDVKNIVLSACLHQETKGEKNARYHRDIAMLWLHAVTTNTILNVFYQKIHHKKMPESSSMAGLLHDVGKVVLLNNFWYEYMRAVEKNVGNRDLFHYYEQIEFADISHGEIGGHLLDWWELPYSIVESALFHHCPLDERVIDKEMVALVYLADIYSWKSIYKPESVNVDPQVLDFLGINKDDPDRFLDEAGIRHPM